In Defluviitalea raffinosedens, the DNA window CATATACATGATCATGCTCATCTTCATCTTCAAGTTTAAGTTCATCTTCATGATCATGCCCGTCTTTATCTGATGTTAAAGGTTCTATATTTTCTGAAGTATTGATAATTGTTAAATTGGGATTACTAATAGAGCCAATGACTTTTTCAGCCCATGATTCCATTCCCAGACCATTATAGATGAGAAGATCTGCTTTCTCCATTTGTCCCATTAATTTTGCACTGGGCTCCCAGTCATGGGGTTCGGAACCAGGAGGCACTATAATGTGAAGATCCACTTTGTCCTGCCCGATTTTTTTTGCGAAATCGTATAGGGGATATATACTGGTATAGATCGTCACTAAATTTTTATTTGCGTCAGAAGATTCCTTTTGTGGAGGCTTATTCTGTGCTGAACAGCCGGATAAAGTGAATATAGACAGACTAAAGATCATTATACTCATCATACATAGGAAGAATCTTTTCATAATATACAATCTCCTTCGTCAATTAAACTTAAATGCAAAAGTTTTGCATTTAGAAGATTATCTTATGTAATATCATAAATTCCAAAAAAGTGCAAGAGGTATTTATTCATGGGCTTTTTTTTGATACAATGAACATATTCAATTCGGATATAATATTATAATGAACAATTATTCTAAAATATATTTTAAGGAGATTATTTATGCTAGATGTATGTCTTTTAGGTACAGGAGGAATGATGCCTCTGCCCAATAGATGGCTTACAGCTTTACTCATACGATATAATGGCAGAAAGATTCTTATTGATTGTGGTGAAGGAACCCAAATTACTTTAAAAATGTTAGGATGGGGATTTAAAACAATAGACACCATTTGCTTTACACATTATCATGGAGACCATGTTACAGGGCTTGCCGGGCTGTTATTGACTATTGGAAATTCGGGAAGAACGGAACCCATTACTTTAATAGGACCTGCAGGGCTGGAAAAAGTTGTCCAGGGATTAACGATTATAGCACCGGAATTGCCTTTTGAACTTAAATATATAGAGCTCTCGGAAGAGGCGGTTGTTCCGTCAGGGGACCTTCTCATAAAAGCCGTACCGGTTGAACACACTATTTCCTGTTTTGCTTATGTCGTAGAACTTCCAAGGCGTCCAAAGTTTATGCCTGACAAAGCAGCAGCCTTAAATATTCCTGTTCGTTTCTGGAAAGAGCTTCAAAAGGGAGAAACAGTTGAATGGAATGGCAACATTTATACACCGGATATGGTTTCAGGAGATCAAAGAAAAGGTATTAAAATAGCTTATTGCACAGACAGTCGTCCTGCTTTAGGACTTAAAGATGCTGTTTATAAATCCGATTTATTTATATGTGAAGGCATGTATGGGGATGACGAAGATAAACCCCAGGCACAAAAAAATAAACATATGACCTTTTCCGAAGCGGCAAATTTAGCAAAAGAAGCAGAAGTTGAAGAGCTGTGGCTTACTCATTTTAGCCCTGCCCTGTCAGAACCGAAAGCCTATTTAAGTGTAGCTACAGATATTTTTCCTAATACGAAATTAGGAGAAGATCGATTGATTAAGAATTTAAGTTTTAAAGAGGAAAAAGATGCATAATCGTGGTATAATATTATTAGTTCAGACTTTACTGTATATTAAGTCGTATCTGGTATAAGAGTATACAAAGCTAAAATACGGCGGTGAAATTTATGGAAGATTATGAGATTATTCAATGTTGCCTTCAAGGCAAAAAGGAAATGTTTGAGGAATTGGTCTCGCGTTATAAAAATTTGGTTTATTCCATTATTCTTCGCATGACGAACGATTCTGAAGAAGCGAACGATTTAGCACAAGAGGTCTTTATTAAAGTTTATCGCAATTTAGACAAGTATGAACCTACCTATAAATTCTCCACATGGATTATGAGGATTACTACAAATTTAGTGATTGATTCAAGAAGAAAACAAAAACAGTCTACGATCT includes these proteins:
- a CDS encoding ribonuclease Z; its protein translation is MLDVCLLGTGGMMPLPNRWLTALLIRYNGRKILIDCGEGTQITLKMLGWGFKTIDTICFTHYHGDHVTGLAGLLLTIGNSGRTEPITLIGPAGLEKVVQGLTIIAPELPFELKYIELSEEAVVPSGDLLIKAVPVEHTISCFAYVVELPRRPKFMPDKAAALNIPVRFWKELQKGETVEWNGNIYTPDMVSGDQRKGIKIAYCTDSRPALGLKDAVYKSDLFICEGMYGDDEDKPQAQKNKHMTFSEAANLAKEAEVEELWLTHFSPALSEPKAYLSVATDIFPNTKLGEDRLIKNLSFKEEKDA